Proteins co-encoded in one Sulfuricystis thermophila genomic window:
- a CDS encoding siroheme decarboxylase subunit beta, which yields MPDEIDRRLILATQAGLPLVPRPYDALAERLDIEPQEVKARLAAMLASGVIRRIGAVPNHYALGYRFNAMTVWDVADDVVDTLGEQVGALACVSHCYRRPRHLPDWPYNLFAMVHGRSRAEAEAGIAAIAAVLGTDCRAHEALYSSRILKKTGLRLAE from the coding sequence ATGCCGGATGAGATCGACCGCCGCCTGATCCTCGCCACACAGGCCGGCCTGCCGCTGGTGCCGCGTCCTTACGACGCGCTCGCCGAAAGGCTCGACATTGAGCCACAGGAGGTCAAGGCGCGTCTGGCGGCGATGCTGGCCTCGGGTGTGATCCGCCGCATCGGCGCGGTGCCGAACCACTATGCGCTCGGTTACCGCTTCAATGCCATGACGGTCTGGGACGTCGCCGATGATGTCGTCGATACGCTCGGTGAGCAAGTCGGCGCGCTTGCCTGTGTTTCCCATTGCTACCGCCGGCCGCGCCATCTGCCGGATTGGCCTTACAACCTGTTTGCCATGGTGCATGGCCGCAGCCGAGCCGAGGCCGAGGCGGGTATTGCGGCCATCGCGGCCGTGCTGGGCACGGACTGTCGCGCCCACGAGGCGCTCTACAGCAGCCGCATCCTCAAGAAGACTGGCCTGCGCCTCGCCGAATGA
- a CDS encoding Lrp/AsnC family transcriptional regulator produces MRPLPEAAELDATDRALINALQGGFPLCDEPYRAVGEALGLAETEVIERLRALLERKALTRFGPLYQIEKLGGAFVLAALKVPEERFDEVAAMVNALPEVAHNYRREHAFNMWFVLACETPAAIDAAIAEIEAATGLTVYAFPKEREYFVELKLDAG; encoded by the coding sequence ATGCGGCCGCTGCCGGAAGCCGCTGAACTCGATGCCACCGACCGGGCGCTGATCAACGCCCTGCAAGGCGGCTTCCCCCTCTGCGACGAACCCTACCGCGCTGTGGGCGAAGCCCTGGGCCTTGCGGAAACCGAAGTCATCGAACGTCTGCGCGCGCTGCTCGAACGCAAGGCGCTCACCCGCTTCGGCCCGCTCTATCAGATCGAGAAGCTCGGCGGCGCCTTCGTGCTCGCCGCGCTCAAGGTGCCCGAAGAGCGCTTCGATGAGGTCGCCGCGATGGTGAATGCGCTGCCCGAGGTGGCGCACAATTACCGCCGCGAACATGCGTTCAACATGTGGTTCGTGCTCGCCTGCGAGACGCCGGCGGCGATCGATGCGGCGATCGCCGAAATCGAGGCGGCGACGGGATTGACGGTATATGCCTTCCCGAAGGAGCGCGAATATTTCGTGGAGCTCAAGCTCGATGCCGGATGA
- a CDS encoding siroheme decarboxylase subunit beta, whose amino-acid sequence MNAPSPAQQQLEFRLLNEFQHDFPLEPAPFSALARRLDSDETTVLATLCRLQESGAISRIGAVFAPRSVGASTLAALAVPPERLDAVAALVNAHPGVNHNYEREHRFNLWFVATAADASALARLLTEIQAETGLKPIALPLVEEYHIDLGFDLLHGGKKPRPPARPCLPVETSATDRRLIAALQPGLPLVPHPFAELAARAGITESALIERLEQWLEAGCIKRFGVVVRHHELGFRANAMVVFDVPDDGVAEIGRRLASEPEVTLCYRRARHLPEWSANLYCMVHGRSRGEVEQVVERLRAIAGHPAQALFSRRRFKQCGARYFDAAAAGSR is encoded by the coding sequence ATGAACGCGCCCTCGCCCGCCCAGCAGCAGCTCGAATTTCGTCTGCTCAACGAATTCCAGCATGATTTCCCGCTCGAGCCGGCGCCGTTTTCCGCGCTCGCGCGCCGGCTCGACAGCGACGAGACGACGGTGCTCGCCACCTTGTGCCGGCTTCAGGAAAGCGGGGCGATCAGCCGCATCGGCGCGGTGTTCGCGCCGCGCAGCGTCGGCGCGAGCACGCTCGCCGCGCTGGCCGTGCCGCCCGAACGGCTCGATGCCGTCGCTGCGCTCGTCAATGCCCATCCCGGCGTGAATCACAACTACGAGCGCGAGCACCGCTTCAATCTCTGGTTCGTCGCCACTGCCGCCGACGCGTCCGCGCTCGCGCGGCTACTGACGGAAATTCAGGCCGAGACGGGGCTGAAACCCATTGCCCTGCCGCTCGTCGAGGAATACCACATCGATCTGGGCTTCGACCTGCTGCACGGCGGCAAAAAGCCGCGGCCGCCGGCGCGGCCCTGCCTGCCGGTCGAGACCTCCGCCACTGATCGCCGGCTGATCGCCGCGCTGCAGCCGGGGTTGCCGCTCGTCCCGCATCCCTTCGCCGAGCTCGCCGCTAGGGCCGGGATCACGGAGTCGGCGCTGATCGAACGGCTCGAACAATGGCTGGAGGCTGGCTGCATCAAGCGGTTCGGCGTCGTCGTGCGTCACCACGAGCTCGGCTTCCGGGCCAATGCCATGGTGGTCTTCGACGTGCCGGATGACGGGGTTGCCGAGATCGGCAGGCGTCTGGCGAGTGAGCCGGAAGTGACGCTGTGCTATCGGCGCGCGCGCCATCTGCCCGAATGGTCGGCCAATCTCTACTGCATGGTGCATGGCCGCTCGCGGGGCGAGGTCGAACAGGTGGTCGAGCGCCTGCGCGCGATCGCCGGTCATCCCGCCCAGGCCCTGTTTTCGCGGCGGCGCTTCAAGCAGTGCGGCGCGAGGTATTTCGATGCGGCCGCTGCCGGAAGCCGCTGA
- a CDS encoding cytochrome D1 domain-containing protein has translation MRRWWLTLCCILLAACAQTPSTAVRGTGDLGVVIERASGRVVVVDTTAKRALGAIDGLGDLSHASVVFSRDGRHAYVFGRDGGLTKVDLLGQRIVKRVIQAGNSIGGAISQDGRLVVAQNYEPGGIKVFDAETLELLAEVPAGSKVVGLADLPGQKFAYALFDKGEIWVTDLTDPRRPHTQKFPAGRQPYDGLVTPDGRYYLAGLFGEDGVALLDTWRMDLGVKKILQDYGKGEQKLPVFKMPHLRGWAVAGEYVYLPAIGRHEVLVVDRRDWREVARIPVKSQPVFVMARPDGRQIWVNFAHPDNGWVQVIDTLSGKVVATLQPGKAILHMEFTPRGEHVWLSARDDHRVIVLDTQHFERLAELPAKSPSGIFFTSRAARMGF, from the coding sequence ATGAGACGCTGGTGGCTCACCCTCTGCTGCATCTTGCTGGCCGCCTGCGCGCAGACGCCCTCGACCGCCGTGCGCGGCACCGGCGATCTCGGGGTGGTCATCGAGCGCGCCAGCGGACGGGTCGTGGTGGTCGATACCACGGCCAAACGCGCGCTCGGCGCGATCGATGGGCTGGGTGATCTTTCGCACGCTTCGGTGGTGTTCTCGCGCGACGGCCGCCATGCCTACGTCTTCGGCCGCGACGGCGGTCTGACGAAAGTCGATCTGCTCGGCCAGCGCATCGTCAAGCGCGTCATCCAGGCGGGCAACAGCATCGGCGGCGCGATTTCGCAGGATGGCCGCCTCGTCGTCGCGCAGAACTACGAACCCGGCGGCATCAAGGTCTTCGATGCCGAGACGCTCGAGCTGCTCGCCGAAGTCCCGGCAGGCTCGAAGGTGGTGGGGCTGGCCGATCTGCCCGGCCAGAAATTCGCTTACGCATTGTTTGACAAAGGCGAGATCTGGGTCACCGATCTCACCGATCCGCGCCGGCCGCACACGCAGAAATTCCCGGCCGGCCGGCAGCCTTATGACGGGCTGGTGACGCCGGATGGCCGCTACTATCTCGCCGGCCTGTTCGGCGAGGATGGCGTCGCGCTGCTCGACACCTGGCGGATGGATCTGGGCGTGAAAAAGATCCTGCAGGATTACGGCAAGGGGGAGCAGAAACTGCCGGTGTTCAAGATGCCGCACCTGCGCGGTTGGGCGGTGGCCGGCGAGTATGTCTATCTGCCGGCGATCGGCCGCCACGAGGTGCTGGTCGTCGACCGGCGCGATTGGCGCGAGGTCGCGCGCATCCCGGTGAAAAGCCAGCCGGTGTTCGTCATGGCGCGTCCGGACGGCCGGCAGATCTGGGTGAATTTCGCCCATCCCGACAACGGCTGGGTGCAGGTGATCGATACACTGTCCGGCAAAGTGGTGGCCACCCTGCAGCCCGGCAAGGCGATCCTGCACATGGAATTCACGCCACGTGGTGAGCACGTGTGGCTGTCCGCCCGCGACGACCATCGGGTGATCGTCCTCGACACCCAGCATTTCGAACGCCTGGCCGAGTTGCCGGCGAAGAGCCCCTCCGGCATCTTTTTCACCAGCCGTGCGGCACGGATGGGATTTTGA
- a CDS encoding c-type cytochrome: MRIPALLLALWLPGWGNAAAADLSTPEMIRLVRQDCGACHGMTLKGGLGKPLTREALAGQSAEALAVIILHGKEGTAMPPWKSLLSEAQARWIAEQLLAGFPEEAQP; the protein is encoded by the coding sequence ATGCGCATTCCTGCCTTGCTCCTCGCACTGTGGCTGCCGGGCTGGGGGAATGCCGCTGCCGCCGATCTCTCGACGCCCGAGATGATTCGGCTGGTGCGGCAGGATTGCGGCGCCTGCCATGGCATGACGCTCAAAGGGGGCTTGGGCAAGCCGCTCACGCGCGAGGCCTTGGCCGGCCAATCAGCGGAAGCGCTCGCCGTGATCATCCTCCACGGCAAGGAAGGCACGGCGATGCCGCCCTGGAAATCGCTGCTTTCCGAAGCGCAGGCGCGCTGGATCGCCGAGCAGTTGCTCGCCGGCTTTCCCGAGGAGGCACAGCCATGA
- a CDS encoding c-type cytochrome, with product MKNASLLLLAGALSVAADCSAAEDLTLAKLSPATRQVLETRCALCHGIEGESASAIYPRLAAQHPDYLVKQLGDFRDGRRKSETMNEMAKDLSDETIRELAAWFSTRPPAVRRILDADLAAVGRYVFLKGNPYSGVAACATCHGEKGHGTQLLPRLAGQHPNYLVTQLKDFGKRERTNDNAVMHSIASKLTELEMHAVAVYLGGQQ from the coding sequence ATGAAAAACGCATCCCTTCTCCTTCTGGCCGGGGCCCTGTCGGTCGCCGCCGACTGTTCTGCCGCCGAAGACCTGACTTTGGCCAAGCTCTCCCCGGCGACGCGCCAGGTGCTCGAAACGCGCTGCGCCCTCTGTCACGGCATCGAGGGCGAGAGCGCCAGTGCGATCTATCCGCGGCTCGCCGCGCAGCATCCGGACTATCTCGTCAAGCAGCTCGGCGATTTCCGCGATGGGCGGCGCAAGAGCGAGACGATGAACGAGATGGCCAAGGATCTCTCCGACGAGACGATCCGCGAGCTGGCCGCCTGGTTCAGCACGCGTCCGCCTGCCGTGCGGCGCATCCTTGATGCCGATCTCGCCGCGGTCGGCCGTTATGTGTTCCTGAAGGGCAACCCGTATTCCGGTGTCGCCGCCTGTGCCACCTGTCACGGCGAAAAGGGCCATGGCACCCAGCTCTTGCCGCGTCTCGCCGGCCAGCATCCGAACTATCTGGTCACGCAGCTCAAGGACTTCGGCAAGCGCGAGCGCACCAACGACAATGCGGTGATGCACTCGATCGCCAGCAAGCTGACCGAGCTGGAAATGCATGCCGTCGCCGTCTATCTCGGTGGTCAGCAATAA